ATTTCCATGATAATGGTTATGTAGAGTTTGACCATTTTTTGTAAATATAGTATGGAATGATGTAGAAGTATTATATTTAGAGGCAATAGCTTCAAGAACGGCAACAACTTCATACTCTTTCATACCAGCTTTTACAACTTTCATAGCTTCTAGATGCATTGCTCTAGTAATATTAACTGCCTTTTCAATCTCAGCTATTTCTAATTCAGATTTTACATTTCTTTGTTCTACAACAGCCTTGATTAGTTTTTCAGAAGTGACCTTATCAAATTCAAAAGGATTGATTTTAAAAGCTTTACTAAGTTGCATAACTGTTTCTGCTCTATATTGAGGTAAAAATAAAACTTCTCTTTTTTCACTTAAAAGTTTAGCAGCAAAGCTATCAAACTCAGACATTTCAATAAAATTATCTACACCAGAATCCTTAGCAAAATCTTTTAAAAGTTTTTGCTCTCCCATCCAAACAATATCATCAAGTGTAAAATCAGTTCCAAAAATATATTCAATATTGTTGTCAACATCAATAACTCCCACAAGATTAGGAATATTCATACCAAAATAATAAAGAAAAGATGAATCTTGTTCAAAATTATAGTCATTTCCTTTATAATTTCTAGGAGATTCTTGATTTCCTGGTAAAATAATAACCCCTGAACCTATTAAAGATTTCAATTTTTCTCTTCTATCTATATAGACTTCTCTGCTAAACATATCTAACCTCCACCTAAGATTTGTTAATATGATAAATTAATTTTAATATATTAAATATTAACTACTTCTTTACTTATATTTTAATATTTATAGTTTATCATAAAAAAATATTTTTTCAAGAGGTGATAATAAAAAATATATTTGTAAAGACAAAGTATTTCTTAAAATATAGATATATGAATAAAAAAAGAGGTGTTTTACACCTCGATTTTACTAATTTTTATATGGATTTATTATTTTTTGAACATAAAATAAACTGCTCCAATTAAGCAGATGAACGCGTATATATAGTTTAATTTGAACTCTTGTTTAAGGTATAGTACAGAGAATCCTGAAAAAACAACAAGAGTGATTACTTCTTGAATAATTTTAAGTTGAGCTACTGTAAAAAATTGAGATCCAATTCTATTAGCTGGAATTGAAAAACAGTATTCAAAAAAAGCAATTCCCCAACTACTAATTATAGCAAACCAAAGTGCACTATGAGTATTTTTTAAGTGTCCATACCAAG
The DNA window shown above is from uncultured Fusobacterium sp. and carries:
- a CDS encoding aminopeptidase P family protein; amino-acid sequence: MFSREVYIDRREKLKSLIGSGVIILPGNQESPRNYKGNDYNFEQDSSFLYYFGMNIPNLVGVIDVDNNIEYIFGTDFTLDDIVWMGEQKLLKDFAKDSGVDNFIEMSEFDSFAAKLLSEKREVLFLPQYRAETVMQLSKAFKINPFEFDKVTSEKLIKAVVEQRNVKSELEIAEIEKAVNITRAMHLEAMKVVKAGMKEYEVVAVLEAIASKYNTSTSFHTIFTKNGQTLHNHYHGNTLQDGDLVVLDAGARNSEGYCGDMTTSFPVSGKFSEQQKDIYSLLIEMFEKAEELIKPNITYKEVHLEVCKVLAEGMKKRGLMKGDVEKAVKAGAHALFFPHGLGHMLGLDVHDMEGLGENYVGYDKFPRDMQFGLKSLRLARELKPGYVFTVEPGIYFIPELVRRWKEANKFTEFLNYDKIEEFLSFGGMRYEGNFLITENGSRRLGDKMPKYFYEVEECVSKK
- a CDS encoding DMT family protein, with the translated sequence MKFLPLAMLFISNIFMSFAWYGHLKNTHSALWFAIISSWGIAFFEYCFSIPANRIGSQFFTVAQLKIIQEVITLVVFSGFSVLYLKQEFKLNYIYAFICLIGAVYFMFKK